In Zea mays cultivar B73 chromosome 7, Zm-B73-REFERENCE-NAM-5.0, whole genome shotgun sequence, the following proteins share a genomic window:
- the LOC542526 gene encoding calcium-dependent protein kinase 2, whose product MGQCCSRATAPDSGRGGANGYGYSNQAKPAQAPPSYNPPQQAAEVRYTPSATNSSAVPPVAVPPKPTADTILGKQYEDVRSVYSLGKELGRGQFGVTYLCTEIASGRQYACKSISKRKLVSKADREDIRREIQIMQHLSGQPNIVEFRGAYEDKSNVHVVMELCAGGELFDRIIAKGHYTERAAATICRAVVNVVNICHFMGVMHRDLKPENFLLATKEENAMLKATDFGLSVFIEEGKMYRDIVGSAYYVAPEVLRRSYGKEIDVWSAGVILYILLSGVPPFWAETEKGIFDAILHEEIDFESQPWPSISESAKDLVRKMLTRDPKKRLTSAQVLQHQWLREGGEASDKPIDSAVLSRMKQFRAMNKLKKMALKVIASNLNEEEIKGLKQMFMNMDTDNSGTITYEELKAGLAKLGSKLSEAEVKQLMEAADVDGNGSIDYVEFITATMHRHKLERDEHLFKAFQYFDKDNSGFITRDELESALIEHEMGDTSTIKEIISEVDTDNDGRINYEEFCAMMRGGMQQPMRLK is encoded by the exons ATGGGGCAGTGTTGCAGCAGAGCTACGGCCCCGGACTCTGGACGGGGAGGTGCCAATGGTTATGGCTATTCTAACCAGGCAAAGCCGGCGCAAGCACCTCCGAGTTACAACCCTCCTCAGCAGGCGGCCGAGGTGAGGTACACACCATCGGCGACGAACTCTTCGGCAGTCCCACCCGTGGCTGTGCCGCCGAAGCCAACGGCGGACACGATTCTTGGCAAGCAGTACGAGGACGTGCGCTCTGTCTACTCCCTCGGGAAGGAGCTTGGCCGGGGCCAGTTCGGGGTGACATACCTCTGCACAGAGATTGCCTCTGGTAGGCAGTACGCCTGCAAGTCCATCTCCAAGCGCAAGCTCGTCAGCAAGGCAGACAGGGAGGACATTCGAAGGGAGATCCAGATCATGCAGCACCTGTCTGGGCAGCCAAACATTGTTGAGTTCCGGGGAGCATACGAGGACAAGAGCAATGTCCATGTGGTGATGGAGCTCTGCGCAGGTGGGGAGCTCTTCGATCGCATCATTGCAAAGGGGCACTACACAGAACGTGCGGCTGCTACAATCTGCAGAGCAGTTGTGAATGTTGTCAACATTTGCCACTTCATGGGTGTGATGCATCGTGATCTGAAACCCGAGAACTTCTTGCTTGCGACCAAGGAGGAGAATGCAATGCTCAAGGCCACTGATTTTGGGCTTTCTGTCTTCATTGAAGAAG GAAAGATGTACAGGGACATTGTTGGAAGTGCTTACTATGTTGCTCCTGAAGTCCTTAGACGGAGCTATGGAAAAGAGATAGATGTTTGGAGTGCGGGTGTTATTTTGTACATTCTTCTCAGTGGCGTGCCTCCATTTTGGGCTG AAACTGAAAAGGGGATATTTGATGCTATTCTGCATGAGGAGATTGACTTTGAAAGTCAACCTTGGCCATCAATTTCTGAGAGTGCTAAAGACTTGGTGAGAAAGATGTTGACACGAGATCCAAAGAAAAGACTGACTTCAGCCCAAGTTCTTC AACATCAGTGGCTCAGAGAAGGTGGGGAGGCATCTGATAAGCCTATCGACAGTGCTGTTCTTTCTAGAATGAAGCAATTCAGAGCAATGAATAAGCTGAAAAAGATGGCCCTAAAG GTTATTGCTTCAAACCTTAACGAGGAAGAGATCAAGGGGCTAAAGCAAATGTTCATGAACATGGACACAGACAATAGTGGCACAATCACATACGAAGAACTCAAAGCAGGATTAGCCAAACTTGGATCAAAGCTGTCAGAAGCTGAAGTAAAGCAGTTGATGGAGGCT GCTGATGTTGATGGGAATGGATCTATTGACTATGTTGAGTTCATCACTGCCACAATGCATAGACACAAGCTCGAAAGGGACGAGCATTTGTTCAAGGCATTCCAGTACTTTGACAAAGATAACAGCGG CTTCATCACAAGGGATGAACTGGAATCTGCTTTGATTGAGCATGAGATGGGCGACACGAGTACAATAAAGGAGATCATATCAGAAGTTGACACAGATAAT GATGGGAGGATTAACTATGAGGAGTTTTGTGCAATGATGAGAGGAGGGATGCAGCAGCCAATGAGGCTCAAGTAG
- the LOC103633227 gene encoding tRNA wybutosine-synthesizing protein 2/3/4, whose product MDFGRRKAAALAALSSPTPDRSPKGGVDAPIAPLLDALNSHPDLFTTSSCSGRVSVLAQPPPPHEGWGEGAPKPKKKARGGGWVYVSHDPADPDAVVEQLFGGSGSGVAGDELVFRFEPMIVAVECRDVAAAAALVAAAIGAGFRESGITSLQKRAMVAIRCSIRMEVPLGQIDELVVSPEYVRYLVRIANSKMEANKRRMNGFLDLLQTKGLSYPSGLSNNSNSGGQSDDYEASVGPEVKIPSDTSAKTNDEYLVTKMRNGGRSRDDDDTGSIEAQYFGKQDSAWSQGVNHGSGNAKRLLTLEKLRENKNHLSTTTLKISGEPIEKLFLWGQASCVFTIGEEQQVLTFGGFGGPGRHARRNYSLLLDHKSGLLTEMIFKASPSPRMGHTVTAVDNTTYIIGGRGGPSEILDDVWILPSVGNTWSKLECCGDLFRPRHRHAAAAVASKIYVFGGLSNEGIYSCMNVLDTKNMQWSVLAASGEWPCARHSHSMVSYGTNLFMFGGHDGQRALKDFYSFDTTKLRWNKENTNGGTPSPRFSHCMFIYKNYLGILGGCPITENNQEVTLLNINHRVWFCVSVPLLSQSLCVRSSSVVIKDDLVILGGGASCYAFGTKFSQPIVLDLHSVESMFKYDRNKDGTVQRRDAISVVELSRDEQNGILDHDTKLQDACSGSLTDSSPLVLQLGKTYAKLAKDIMKKFGWLDLSRKVRISHDNGHVLFPINESFCALNAEEHINRNLDDSCTFGESLVFSEKKLVGDNLSLQDALIFFSSCNGSVMKDELAISRKPSKSPQTIMKELVSSLLESKGMPSQLLQQLPARWETLGDIVILPKTCFKNPLWESVSEELWPLVAKSLGAQRLARQGKIMPNGTRDSTLELLLGDNGWVTHYENGICYSLDATKCMFSSGNRSEKLRMGQLNCRDEVVVDLFAGIGYFVLPFLVKANAKLVYACEWNPHALEALRRNVSDNRVEDRCIILEGDNRVTAPKSVADRVCLGLLPSSECSWATAVEALRVGGGVLHIHGNVNDSDETRWLDSVVESISNVAKNHGLSWNVSVEHVERVKWYGPRIRHLVVDVTCRQI is encoded by the exons ATGGATTTCGGTCGCCGGAAGGCGGCGGCGCTGGCTGCGCTCTCCTCGCCGACGCCGGACAGGTCCCCGAAGGGCGGTGTCGACGCCCCGATCGCTCCGCTCCTCGATGCCCTCAACTCCCACCCGGACCTCTTCACTACCTCCTCCTGCTCCGGCCGCGTCTCCGTCCTCgcgcagcctccgccgccgcATGAGGGCTGGGGCGAGGGCGCCCCCAAGCCGAAGAAGAAGGCGCGGGGCGGCGGGTGGGTATACGTATCGCACGACCCTGCCGATCCGGACGCTGTGGTGGAGCAGCTGTTCGGCGGGAGCGGGTCGGGAGTGGCGGGGGACGAGCTGGTGTTCAGGTTCGAGCCGATGATCGTGGCGGTGGAGTGCAGAGACGTTGCCGCAGCTGCGGCGCTCGTCGCAGCCGCGATCGGTGCGGGGTTCCGGGAATCAG GTATCACAAGCTTGCAGAAACGTGCAATGGTAGCAATAAGATGCTCAATTCGCATGGAAGTGCCACTGGGGCAGATTGACGAACTTGTTGTTTCTCCGGAGTATGTCCGCTACCTTGTTAGAATTGCCAACAGTAAAATGGAGGCAAATAAAAGGCGAATGAATGGATTTTTGGATCTCTTGCAAACTAAG GGTTTGTCATACCCATCAGGGTTATCAAACAACTCTAATAGTGGTGGTCAGTCTGATGATTACGAGGCTTCTGTGGGTCCTGAAGTTAAGATACCATCAGATACAAGTGCCAAAACAAATGATGAGTACTTAGTTACAAAAATGAGAAATGGTGGACGTAGTCGTGATGATGATGATACAGGTTCAATAGAAGCACAGTATTTTGGAAAACAAGACTCTGCATGGAGCCAGGGTGTCAATCATGGTTCTGGTAATGCTAAACG ATTAttaacgctggagaagctgcgaGAAAATAAAAATCATCTCTCTACCACAACATTGAAGATTAGCGGTGAACCAATTGAGAAGCTCTTCTTATGGGGCCAAGCCTCTTGTGTGTTTACTATTGGAGAAGAGCAGCAGGTCCTAACTTTTGGTGGTTTTGGGGGACCAGGGCGACATGCAAGGAGAAACTATTCCCTTCTACTCGATCACAAATCTGGTCTGTTGACAGAAATGATCTTTAAAGCATCTCCTTCACCACGGATGGGGCATACAGTTACTGCAGTTGATAATACCACTTATATAATTGGAGGTAGAGGTGGCCCTTCAGAAATTCTTGATGATGTCTGGATTTTGCCAAGTGTTGGGAATACATGGTCAAAACTGGAGTGTTGTGGAGATCTGTTCCGACCAAG GCACCGACATGCAGCTGCTGCAGTAGCTTCAAAAATTTATGTATTTGGCGGACTCAGTAATGAAGGCATATATTCTTGTATGAATGTATTAGACACAAAAAATATGCAATGGAGTGTACTTGCTGCTTCAGGCGAATGGCCATGTGCTCGACATTCACATTCTATGGTCTCATATGGTACAAATCTATTCATGTTCGGAGGTCATGATGGCCAACGGGCACTGAAGGACTTCTACAGTTTTGATACAACAAAACTTAGGTGGAACAAGGAAAACACAAATGGGGGAACTCCGTCACCTAGATTTTCACACTGCATGTTCATCTACAAAAATTATCTTGGGATACTTGGTGGCTGCCCTATTACAGAAAACAATCAAGAAGTTACATTGCTGAACATAAATCATCGAGTCTGGTTTTGTGTTTCGGTTCCATTGCTGAGCCAGTCCCTCTGTGTCCGTAGTTCATCGGTTGTCATTAAAGATGATCTTGTTATTTTAGGTGGTGGTGCATCTTGTTATGCATTCGGAACCAAATTCAGTCAACCAATAGTTCTTGATCTGCATTCAGTGGAGTCTATGTTTAAATATGATAGGAACAAAGATGGCACAGTTCAAAGGCGTGATGCAATATCTGTTGTTGAATTGTCAAGAGATGAACAAAATGGCATCCTTGATCATGACACAAAATTACAAGATGCTTGTTCGGGTAGTTTGACGGACTCTAGCCCTCTGGTTCTTCAACTGGGGAAGACATATGCCAAATTAGCAAAGGACATTATGAAAAAGTTTGGATGGTTGGATCTTTCTAGAAAAGTTCGAATAAGTCATGATAATGGCCATGTTCTTTTTCCTATTAACGAATCTTTCTGTGCCCTAAATGCTGAAGAGCATATCAATAGGAATCTTGATGATTCATGTACCTTTGGGGAATCATTagtattttctgaaaagaagcttGTAGGGGACAACCTATCTCTTCAGGATGCATTAATTTTTTTTTCATCTTGCAATGGTTCCGTTATGAAAGATGAACTAGCCATCAGCCGAAAGCCTTCCAAGTCTCCTCAAACTATCATGAAAGAACTTGTATCTTCTCTACTGGAAAGTAAAGGGATGCCCTCTCAGTTGTTGCAGCAGCTTCCGGCTAG GTGGGAGACACTTGGTGATATCGTCATACTTCCAAAGACATGTTTTAAGAATCCATTGTGGGAATCTGTTAGCGAGGAACTTTGGCCACTAGTTGCCAAGTCACTTGGTGCACAACGTCTTGCACGCCAA GGTAAAATCATGCCAAATGGCACAAGAGATAGTACACTGGAACTTCTTCTGGGTGATAACGGATGGGTTACCCATTATGAAAATGGCATCTGCTATTCACTTGATGCAACAAAATGCATGTTTTCTTCTGGTAATCGTTCAGAGAAACTTCGCATGGGACAGCTAAACTGCAGAGATGAGGTGGTCGTGGATTTGTTTGCTGGAATTGGATATTTTGTTCTTCCATTTCTTGTGAA GGCTAATGCCAAGCTAGTTTATGCATGTGAGTGGAATCCACATGCTCTGGAGGCTCTTCGGCGCAATGTTAGTGACAACAGAGTGGAGGATCGATGTATTATACTTGAAGGAGATAACCGGGTGACTGCACCCAAA AGTGTTGCTGATCGAGTCTGTCTTGGATTGTTACCCTCAAGTGAATGTAGCTGGGCCACTGCTGTCGAAGCTTTAAG GGTTGGCGGGGGCGTGTTGCATATTCATGGGAATGTTAACGACTCTGATGAGACACGCTGGTTGGACAGTGTTGTTGAATCCATCAGTAATGTCGCCAAAAATCATG GACTATCTTGGAACGTGTCAGTGGAGCATGTTGAACGTGTCAAATGGTACGGGCCGCGTATTCGCCACCTTGTAGTTGATGTTACATGCAGGCAAATCTAG